From the Pseudomonas sp. SORT22 genome, one window contains:
- a CDS encoding glycine zipper 2TM domain-containing protein: MNKSMLVGAVLGAVGVTAGGAVATYSLVKGGPEYAEVLAVQPVKQTVKTPREVCKDVTVTRQAPVKDQHQIAGTVVGALAGGLLGNQIGGGTGKKIATVAGAVGGGYAGNKVQEGMQERDTYTTTQTRCNTVNDLSEKVVGYDVKYSIGDKVGQVRMDRDPGSQIPLDKEGKLVLSQAQAGQ; encoded by the coding sequence GTGAACAAATCGATGCTGGTGGGTGCGGTTCTGGGTGCTGTCGGTGTAACAGCCGGAGGTGCTGTTGCCACCTACAGCCTGGTCAAGGGCGGGCCGGAATATGCCGAAGTTTTGGCGGTGCAGCCGGTCAAGCAGACGGTCAAGACACCCCGTGAAGTGTGCAAGGACGTCACTGTGACGCGTCAGGCGCCGGTCAAGGATCAACACCAGATTGCCGGTACCGTGGTCGGTGCGCTGGCAGGTGGCCTGCTGGGCAACCAGATCGGTGGCGGTACCGGCAAGAAGATCGCTACCGTGGCCGGTGCGGTCGGTGGCGGCTATGCCGGCAACAAGGTGCAGGAAGGCATGCAGGAGCGTGATACCTACACCACCACGCAAACCCGCTGCAACACGGTCAACGACCTGAGCGAGAAGGTGGTCGGCTATGACGTGAAGTACTCGATCGGCGACAAGGTCGGTCAAGTGCGCATGGACCGTGACCCGGGTTCGCAAATTCCGCTGGATAAAGAAGGCAAGCTGGTACTGAGCCAGGCCCAGGCTGGCCAGTAA
- the secF gene encoding protein translocase subunit SecF, with the protein MLRTINFMGVRNLAFGITLLLTVLALFSWFYKGLNFGLDFTGGTLIELTYERPANLGEVREELVKAGFQDAVVQSFGATTDLLVRMPGDDPQLGNRVSEALQKVSTDNPAVVKRVEFVGPQVGEELRDQGGLGMLLALGGIMIYLAFRFQWKFALGAILSLIHDVVVTMGILSFFQITFDLTVLAAVLAIIGYSLNDTIVVFDRVRENFRVLRKASLIENINISTTQTLLRTVATSVSTLLAIAALLFFGGDNLWGFSLALFIGVMAGTYSSIYIANVVLIWLNLNSEDLIPTVKAEGVDDRP; encoded by the coding sequence ATGTTACGTACAATCAACTTCATGGGTGTGCGCAACCTTGCGTTCGGCATCACCCTGCTTCTGACCGTGCTGGCGCTGTTCAGCTGGTTCTACAAAGGCCTCAACTTTGGTCTGGACTTCACCGGCGGTACGCTCATCGAGCTGACCTACGAGCGTCCGGCCAACCTTGGCGAGGTCCGTGAAGAGCTGGTCAAGGCCGGCTTCCAGGACGCCGTGGTGCAGAGTTTCGGTGCTACCACCGACCTGCTGGTGCGTATGCCGGGCGATGATCCGCAACTGGGTAACCGCGTGTCCGAGGCGCTGCAAAAGGTCAGCACCGACAACCCGGCAGTGGTCAAGCGTGTCGAGTTCGTCGGCCCGCAGGTCGGTGAAGAGCTGCGCGACCAGGGTGGCCTGGGCATGCTTCTGGCCCTGGGCGGCATCATGATCTACCTGGCCTTCCGCTTTCAGTGGAAGTTCGCCCTGGGTGCGATCCTGTCGCTGATCCACGACGTGGTCGTGACCATGGGTATCCTCTCGTTCTTCCAGATCACCTTCGACCTGACGGTGCTGGCGGCGGTGCTGGCGATCATTGGCTACTCGCTCAACGACACCATCGTCGTATTCGACCGGGTACGTGAGAACTTCCGGGTTCTGCGCAAGGCTTCGCTGATCGAGAACATCAACATTTCGACCACCCAGACCCTGCTGCGGACCGTGGCGACCTCGGTGTCGACCTTGCTGGCGATTGCCGCGCTGCTGTTCTTCGGTGGCGACAACCTGTGGGGCTTCTCCTTGGCGCTGTTCATCGGTGTCATGGCCGGTACCTACTCGTCGATCTACATCGCCAACGTGGTGCTGATCTGGCTGAACCTGAACAGTGAAGACCTGATCCCGACGGTGAAAGCCGAAGGTGTGGACGACCGTCCATAA
- the secD gene encoding protein translocase subunit SecD encodes MLNKYPLWKYALILVVLAIGFIYSAPNLYPDDPAVQVSGASTALQVTQADLDRVSKALNESGIQVKAASLGEKGKVGLVRLSKQEDQLPAKDVVRKALGDDYVVALNLAPTTPQWLRNLGASPMKLGLDLSGGVHFLLEVDMDKAMSARLKVYEGEVKSLLRKERVRYRSLPQQDGGIQLGFSDDESREQARSLIRKNFNDFELTTTERNGLSVLRLAITPAKVAEIREYSIKQNLTTVRNRVNELGVAEPLVQRQGANRIVVELPGVQDTAEAKRILGKTANLEFRLGAEPGASKATTETFEFREGGRSAAVERGLIITGDQVTDAQASFDEQGRPQVNIRLDGHGGELMSRATRSNVGRSMAVIFIEQRPTTRYVKQMVDGVEKDVAVQTFTEEKKIISLATIQSPLGSQFRITGLNGQGESSELALLLRAGGLAAPMYFAEERTIGPSLGADNITKGIDASLWGMLFVSLFIMAIYRFFGLIATIALAGNMVMLLALMSLLGATLTLPGIAGIVLTMGMAVDANVLIFSRIREELANGMSVQRAIHEGFNRAYTAIVDANLTTLLVGGILFAMGTGPVKGFAVTMSLGIFTSMFTAVMVTRAMVNLTCGGRDIKKLWV; translated from the coding sequence ATGCTGAACAAATACCCTCTGTGGAAATACGCACTGATCCTGGTGGTACTGGCGATCGGTTTTATTTATTCCGCTCCCAACCTCTACCCTGATGATCCGGCCGTTCAGGTCAGCGGTGCCAGTACTGCACTGCAGGTCACTCAGGCCGATCTGGACCGCGTGAGCAAGGCGCTCAACGAGTCCGGTATCCAGGTCAAGGCCGCGAGCCTGGGCGAGAAGGGCAAGGTTGGCCTGGTGCGCCTGAGCAAACAGGAAGACCAACTGCCAGCCAAGGATGTAGTGCGCAAGGCACTGGGCGACGACTATGTAGTAGCGCTCAACCTGGCCCCGACTACCCCGCAATGGCTGCGCAACCTGGGCGCAAGCCCGATGAAGCTGGGCCTGGACCTTTCCGGTGGTGTGCACTTCCTGCTTGAAGTGGACATGGACAAAGCCATGTCGGCGCGCCTGAAAGTCTACGAAGGCGAAGTCAAGAGCCTGCTGCGCAAAGAGCGCGTGCGCTATCGCAGCCTGCCGCAACAAGATGGCGGCATCCAGCTGGGCTTCTCCGATGACGAATCCCGCGAACAGGCCCGCAGCCTGATCCGCAAGAATTTCAACGATTTCGAGCTGACCACCACCGAGCGCAACGGTCTGTCGGTGCTGCGCCTGGCGATTACCCCGGCCAAGGTCGCGGAAATCCGTGAATACTCGATCAAGCAGAACCTGACCACGGTACGTAACCGCGTCAACGAGCTGGGTGTAGCCGAGCCACTGGTTCAGCGCCAGGGTGCCAACCGCATCGTGGTCGAGCTGCCAGGCGTGCAGGACACCGCCGAAGCCAAGCGTATTCTTGGCAAGACCGCCAACCTCGAATTCCGCCTGGGTGCTGAGCCTGGTGCCTCGAAAGCCACCACCGAAACTTTCGAGTTCCGTGAAGGCGGTCGTTCGGCTGCGGTCGAGCGTGGCCTGATCATCACCGGTGACCAGGTGACCGACGCCCAGGCCAGCTTCGACGAGCAGGGCCGTCCGCAGGTGAACATCCGTCTGGATGGTCATGGTGGCGAGCTGATGAGCCGTGCTACCCGTAGCAACGTCGGCCGCAGCATGGCGGTGATCTTCATCGAGCAGCGTCCAACCACGCGCTACGTCAAGCAGATGGTCGACGGCGTCGAGAAAGACGTTGCCGTGCAGACTTTCACCGAAGAGAAGAAGATCATCAGCCTGGCGACCATCCAGTCGCCACTGGGCAGCCAGTTCCGCATCACTGGCCTGAACGGTCAGGGCGAGTCGTCGGAACTGGCCCTGCTGCTGCGCGCTGGTGGCCTGGCGGCGCCGATGTACTTTGCTGAAGAGCGCACCATTGGCCCGAGCCTGGGTGCCGACAACATCACCAAGGGTATCGACGCATCCCTGTGGGGCATGCTGTTCGTCTCGCTGTTCATCATGGCCATCTACCGCTTCTTCGGCCTGATCGCGACCATCGCCCTGGCCGGTAACATGGTCATGCTGCTGGCGCTGATGTCGCTGCTGGGGGCAACGCTGACCCTGCCGGGTATCGCCGGTATCGTCCTGACCATGGGTATGGCGGTTGACGCCAACGTGCTGATCTTCTCGCGGATCCGCGAAGAGCTGGCCAATGGCATGTCGGTGCAACGCGCCATCCACGAAGGTTTCAACCGTGCCTACACGGCGATTGTCGACGCCAACCTGACCACCTTGCTGGTCGGCGGCATCCTCTTCGCCATGGGTACCGGCCCGGTCAAGGGCTTCGCGGTTACCATGTCCCTCGGGATTTTCACCTCGATGTTCACGGCCGTCATGGTCACCCGTGCAATGGTCAACCTGACCTGCGGCGGGCGTGATATCAAGAAGCTGTGGGTATAA
- the yajC gene encoding preprotein translocase subunit YajC, with translation MSFLIPAAYADAAAPAAGPAGTGFEWIFLVGFLVIFYLMIWRPQAKRAKEQKNLLSNLQKGDEVVTNGGIAGKIVKVADDFVVLEVSDNVELKFQKGAVAATLPKGTLKAI, from the coding sequence ATGAGCTTTCTGATCCCTGCCGCATACGCGGACGCAGCTGCCCCAGCCGCCGGCCCAGCCGGTACTGGCTTCGAGTGGATTTTCCTGGTCGGTTTCCTGGTCATCTTCTACCTGATGATCTGGCGCCCGCAGGCCAAACGTGCCAAAGAGCAGAAAAACCTGCTGAGCAACCTGCAAAAAGGTGACGAAGTTGTCACCAACGGCGGTATCGCCGGCAAGATCGTCAAAGTTGCCGACGACTTCGTGGTTCTGGAAGTGTCCGACAACGTCGAGCTGAAGTTCCAGAAGGGCGCCGTAGCCGCGACCCTGCCTAAAGGCACGCTCAAAGCGATCTAA
- the tgt gene encoding tRNA guanosine(34) transglycosylase Tgt has protein sequence MSFELLATDGKARRGRLTFPRGVVETPAFMPVGTYGTVKGMLPRDIEAIGAHMILGNTFHLWLRPGTEVIKAHGDLHDFMKWQGPILTDSGGFQVFSLGAMRKIREEGVTFASPVDGSKVFMGPEESMQVQRDLGSDVVMIFDECTPYPADEDVARVSMELSLRWAQRSKNAHGDSTAALFGIVQGGMHENLRMRSLEGLEKIGFDGLAIGGLSVGEPKHEMIKVLDYLPGRMPADKPRYLMGVGKPEDLVEGVRRGVDMFDCVMPTRNARNGHLFVDTGVLKIRNAFHRHDDSPLDATCDCYTCQNFSRAYLHHLDKCGEMLGSMLNTIHNLRHYQRLMAGLREAIQQGTLAVFVDAFYAKRGLPVPPLD, from the coding sequence ATGTCCTTCGAATTGCTCGCCACTGACGGCAAGGCCCGTCGCGGCCGCCTGACTTTCCCGCGTGGCGTGGTCGAGACCCCGGCGTTCATGCCGGTGGGCACCTATGGCACGGTCAAGGGCATGCTGCCGCGCGACATCGAGGCGATCGGCGCGCACATGATCCTCGGCAACACCTTCCACCTGTGGCTGCGCCCGGGCACCGAGGTGATCAAGGCCCACGGCGACCTGCACGACTTCATGAAGTGGCAGGGCCCGATCCTCACCGACTCCGGCGGTTTCCAGGTGTTCAGCCTGGGCGCCATGCGCAAGATCCGCGAAGAGGGCGTGACCTTCGCCTCGCCGGTCGACGGCTCCAAGGTGTTCATGGGCCCGGAAGAGTCGATGCAGGTCCAGCGTGACCTGGGCTCGGACGTGGTGATGATCTTCGACGAATGCACCCCGTACCCGGCCGATGAAGACGTCGCCCGGGTGTCCATGGAGTTGTCCCTGCGCTGGGCCCAGCGCTCGAAGAACGCCCATGGCGACAGCACTGCGGCGCTGTTCGGCATTGTTCAGGGTGGCATGCACGAGAACCTGCGCATGCGCTCGCTCGAAGGCCTGGAAAAGATCGGCTTCGACGGCCTGGCCATCGGCGGCCTGTCGGTGGGCGAGCCCAAGCACGAAATGATCAAGGTCCTGGACTACCTGCCAGGGCGGATGCCGGCTGACAAACCTCGTTACCTTATGGGGGTAGGCAAGCCGGAAGATCTCGTTGAGGGTGTGCGCCGCGGCGTCGACATGTTCGATTGCGTGATGCCCACGCGCAACGCGCGCAACGGCCATCTGTTTGTCGATACCGGCGTGCTGAAAATCCGTAACGCGTTCCATCGCCACGATGATTCGCCCCTGGACGCGACCTGCGATTGCTATACCTGCCAGAACTTCTCCCGCGCGTATCTGCATCATCTGGATAAATGCGGCGAAATGTTGGGCAGTATGTTGAATACGATCCATAACTTGCGTCATTACCAGCGCTTGATGGCTGGTTTACGCGAGGCTATTCAACAAGGTACATTGGCCGTCTTTGTCGATGCCTTTTACGCCAAGCGCGGGCTGCCTGTGCCGCCCTTGGACTGA
- the queA gene encoding tRNA preQ1(34) S-adenosylmethionine ribosyltransferase-isomerase QueA — MRVADFSFELPDSLIARHPLAQRHSSRLLTLDGPSGALAHRQFTDLLEHLRPGDLMVFNNTRVIPARLFGQKASGGKLEILVERVLDSHRVLAHVRSSKAPKPGTQILIDGGGEAEMFARHDALFELRFAEEVLPLLDRVGHMPLPPYIDRADEGADRERYQTVYAERAGAVAAPTAGLHFDEELLAKIAAKGVETAFVTLHVGAGTFQPVRVERIEDHHMHKEWLEVSQDVVDAVAACRARGGRVVAVGTTSVRSLESAARDGELKAFSGDTDIFIFPGRPFHVVDALVTNFHLPESTLLMLVSAFAGYPETMAAYAAAVEHGYRFFSYGDAMFITRNPAPRGPEDQA; from the coding sequence ATGCGCGTCGCCGATTTCTCCTTTGAGCTTCCTGATTCCCTGATCGCTCGCCATCCGCTGGCGCAGCGCCATAGCAGCCGGCTGTTGACCCTGGACGGGCCGAGCGGGGCACTGGCGCATCGCCAGTTCACCGACCTGCTCGAGCATCTGCGCCCGGGCGATCTGATGGTGTTCAACAATACCCGGGTGATTCCGGCGCGTCTGTTCGGCCAGAAGGCCAGCGGCGGCAAGCTGGAAATCCTCGTCGAGCGCGTGCTCGACAGCCACCGGGTACTGGCCCACGTGCGTTCGAGCAAGGCGCCCAAGCCTGGCACGCAGATTCTCATCGATGGCGGTGGCGAGGCCGAGATGTTCGCCCGTCACGATGCGCTGTTCGAGCTGCGTTTTGCCGAAGAGGTACTGCCGCTGCTTGATCGCGTTGGCCACATGCCGCTGCCGCCGTATATCGACCGTGCGGATGAGGGCGCCGACCGCGAGCGCTACCAGACGGTGTACGCCGAGCGCGCTGGCGCCGTGGCCGCGCCAACCGCCGGCCTGCACTTCGACGAAGAACTGCTGGCCAAAATCGCCGCCAAGGGTGTGGAAACCGCCTTTGTCACTCTGCATGTAGGTGCTGGTACCTTCCAGCCGGTGCGGGTCGAGCGCATCGAAGATCACCACATGCATAAAGAGTGGCTGGAGGTCAGCCAGGATGTGGTTGACGCCGTGGCTGCCTGCCGGGCCCGTGGCGGGCGCGTGGTTGCCGTGGGCACCACCAGCGTGCGTTCGCTGGAAAGCGCCGCCCGTGATGGCGAGCTCAAGGCCTTCAGTGGCGATACCGATATCTTCATCTTCCCGGGCCGGCCGTTCCATGTGGTCGATGCCCTGGTGACCAACTTCCATTTGCCTGAATCCACGCTGCTGATGCTGGTTTCGGCCTTCGCCGGTTACCCCGAGACCATGGCTGCCTACGCGGCGGCGGTCGAACACGGGTACCGCTTCTTCAGTTACGGTGATGCCATGTTCATCACCCGCAATCCGGCGCCACGCGGCCCCGAGGATCAAGCATGA